The following are encoded together in the Salvia hispanica cultivar TCC Black 2014 chromosome 6, UniMelb_Shisp_WGS_1.0, whole genome shotgun sequence genome:
- the LOC125194494 gene encoding cellulose synthase-like protein G2, translating to MEKSAGLNEWQSLKNRMVVNRVHALIHGAALAALFYYRITSISITTSLPHLLIFAAELVLSFQWLLSQGSKWNPVSRTACPDRLPADDNLPSVDVFVCTTDPVKEPSLGVMNTVISAMALDYPAHKLHVYLSDDGGSPVTFRAVKEAWGFAKMWIPFCRKYMVNNRCPQAYFMTEQTGDHRFLLDKTSIQNAYEDFKISLTKMAAGTDIRVSKDHQPIIKVINDEDEMDKDPQMPLLVYVAREKRPFHPHYFKAGALNVLLRVSALISNSPYILVLDCDMYCNDPKSARQAMCFHLDPKLSPDLAFVQFPQRFHNLCDKDIYDSEFRHAWEKWEGLDGLNGPILSGSGFYMKREALYRSQQLEKNVDTMKRFGSSKEFINSVYTHNKPNCMSEQKEMEFMASCRYEKDSKWGEQVGFRYFAVVEDYFTGLNLHCEGWKSVYYESSRARPSFLGTAPENLGEALVQQGRWYVGLNQVAFSKYSPLVYGVLKMPILQSMTYAENAFFSISFLPLYILALLPQISLLRGIHLYPQLSSPFFFVFVFLFVSSQAKHLQEVLMTGYRTSTWITEQRMWTIRCFTAYLYANVTTIMDKIGWRKASFLLTSKAVDEAAAELYRKGMYNFDASSLLIVPMCTLYMINMGSFVAGIWQAGKGNGMMLIESLIPLFGMILHLPLLQGMVVRKDKGRVPTNVSIVSLLLSSIVMTYASFAT from the exons ATGGAGAAATCAGCAGGTCTAAATGAATGGCAAAGCCTGAAAAATCGAATGGTAGTAAACAGGGTCCATGCTTTGATCCATGGCGCCGCTTTAGCAGCCCTATTTTACTACAGAATCACCTCCATCTCCATCACCACAAGTCTCCCCCACCTTCTCATCTTCGCCGCCGAGCTCGTCCTCTCCTTCCAGTGGCTGCTCAGCCAGGGCTCCAAGTGGAACCCCGTCTCACGAACCGCGTGTCCTGACAGACTCCCCGCCGACGACAATCTGCCGTCGGTGGACGTGTTCGTGTGCACCACTGATCCCGTGAAGGAGCCGAGTTTAGGGGTGATGAACACTGTTATATCGGCCATGGCGCTCGACTACCCTGCCCACAAGCTCCATGTCTATCTCTCCGACGACGGGGGCTCCCCCGTCACGTTTCGCGCGGTGAAGGAGGCGTGGGGATTTGCCAAAATGTGGATTCCGTTTTGCAGGAAGTATATGGTGAACAACAGATGCCCTCAGGCTTATTTCATGACCGAACAAACTGGTGACCATCGCTTCTTGCTTGACAAGACATCCATTCAG AATGCTTACgaagatttcaaaatttctttgACTAAGATGGCTGCTGGTACAGATATTCGTGTCAGCAAAGACCACCAACCAATTATTAag GTTATCAATGACGAAGATGAAATGGACAAGGACCCACAGATGCCTCTTCTAGTCTATGTTGCTCGTGAGAAAAGGCCATTTCACCCACACTATTTCAAAGCTGGAGCACTAAACGTTCTT CTTCGAGTATCTGCCTTGATCAGCAATTCTCCCTACATTCTAGTGCTGGATTGTGACATGTATTGCAACGATCCAAAATCAGCTCGTCAAGCAATGTGTTTCCATCTCGACCCCAAGCTGTCTCCTGATCTTGCATTTGTTCAATTCCCTCAAAGATTTCACAATTTATGCGACAAGGATATCTATGATAGCGAGTTCAGACATGCTTgg GAAAAATGGGAAGGCCTGGATGGCCTCAATGGACCAATTTTGTCTGGCTCAGGCTTTTATATGAAGAGAGAAGCACTCTATAGAAGTCAACAACTTGAGAAGA ATGTTGATACGATGAAGCGTTTTGGTTCGTCGAAAGAGTTCATCAACTCGGTTTACACACATAACAAACCAAATTGTATGAGTGAGCAGAAAGAGATGGAGTTTATGGCTTCTTGCAGATATGAGAAGGACAGCAAGTGGGGTGAACAG GTAGGGTTTAGGTATTTCGCGGTGGTGGAGGACTACTTCACCGGACTGAATCTGCATTGTGAGGGTTGGAAGTCTGTTTACTATGAATCTTCAAGAGCAAGACCAAGTTTCTTGGGTACGGCCCCGGAAAACCTAGGCGAAGCTCTGGTTCAACAAGGTCGATGGTATGTGGGACTCAACCAGGTTGCCTTCTCCAAGTATTCTCCACTTGTTTATGGAGTACTGAAAATGCCCATTTTGCAAAGCATGACCTATGCAGAGAATGCATTCTTCTCAATCAGCTTCTTGCCTCTTTACATTCTAGCTCTCCTTCCTCAAATCTCTCTACTCCGCGGCATCCATCTCTATCCTCAGCTGTCAAGCCCTTTCTTCTTTGTGTTCgtgtttctttttgtttcATCGCAGGCAAAGCATTTGCAAGAAGTCTTGATGACGGGGTACCGAACAAGTACATGGATTACGGAACAAAGAATGTGGACGATCAGATGCTTTACAGCATACCTTTATGCTAATGTGACTACCATCATGGATAAAATAGGGTGGAGAAAAGCCAGTTTTTTGCTAACGAGCAAAGCCGTAGACGAAGCAGCAGCTGAGCTCTATCGAAAGGGAATGTACAACTTCGATGCATCATCTCTTTTAATAGTTCCAATGTGCACTCTTTATATGATAAATATGGGGTCGTTTGTAGCTGGGATTTGGCAGGCTGGAAAGGGAAATGGAATGATGTTGATAGAGAGTTTGATCCCACTGTTTGGAATGATCTTGCATCTGCCTCTGCTTCAAGGAATGGTAGTGAGGAAGGATAAGGGCAGAGTTCCCACAAATGTTTCTATTGTTTCGCTGTTGCTTTCATCCATAGTGATGACTTATGCATCTTTTGCcacttaa